The Candidatus Thiothrix anitrata genome includes the window ATGTGTTGCACGTCATATCCCGAAAACCCTTTAACGACGCAAGCCTGAAATTTCTCAATGACGCTGATGCGATTGAGGCGGCCTACAAAACCCTACGGAACGACAATTTTGCCAATCCACTGGCGTTAAAAGCTGTTTTTCCCAGTCTGGATAATTTTCGTTACAAGGATAAATGGTGGGTTATCGACATTGGTGGTAACAATCTGCGCTTACTAGCATTCATTGAATTTCGGGATAACCGTATGTATGTCAAACATATTGTTACTCATGCTGACTATGACAAACTCTGTAAAAAATACGCACGGGAGGCTGACTAATGGACTTCGCTGCTGTCAAAATTCAAGCAAAAGACCTCTTCACGCAAGCCGGTTTCATTACTGAGATACGCAATGACACTGACTACGAAAATGCACTCGCACTATTAGAAGAGTTGCTGGAAGACTATGACGATTACCGCACGCTAATTGGGATTCTCACCAACACCATTGAGGCGTGGGAAAATGTTGCCCCCGAATTTGCTGCCTTCAATCAGCGTATAGCACAATTGGATGACGGCGTTGCGGTACTGAGGACATTGATGGATCAATATCAACTAAAAGCCGACGATTTGAAAAACGAAATCGGTGGTAAGAGCTTGGTTTCCATGATTCTCAATGGATCACGTAATATGACCCGTGAGCATATTCAAGCCTTATCATTACGCTTTAACTTGAATCCATCGGTGTTTTTCCGTACTGCCAGCGTACCCGTTACGCTGCACTTGGTCACGACATAGCGCGTTTGAACATCGCGCATCCGCAACGATTCGGCTTTATCAGGGTGTCACAAACCTGTAAGATAAGCACACTCAAATTTGTGCAAAATATAAGCGAGTGATCCATGCTGAACGCTCATCTTTCCCCAGGGCCGCTACCGTCGCGGATGCAATTGACCGCTGATGGTCAACTGAAACATTTCCTTACCGTGGAAGGGCTTCCCCCGTTGTTACTGGAAGACATTCTCAAGCGTGCCGAGCAGTTTGTGACCGTCCCTAATAAACAGCAGAAAAAAG containing:
- a CDS encoding helix-turn-helix domain-containing protein, with amino-acid sequence MDFAAVKIQAKDLFTQAGFITEIRNDTDYENALALLEELLEDYDDYRTLIGILTNTIEAWENVAPEFAAFNQRIAQLDDGVAVLRTLMDQYQLKADDLKNEIGGKSLVSMILNGSRNMTREHIQALSLRFNLNPSVFFRTASVPVTLHLVTT
- a CDS encoding type II toxin-antitoxin system HigB family toxin, which produces MHVISRKPFNDASLKFLNDADAIEAAYKTLRNDNFANPLALKAVFPSLDNFRYKDKWWVIDIGGNNLRLLAFIEFRDNRMYVKHIVTHADYDKLCKKYAREAD